One genomic region from Amycolatopsis sp. FBCC-B4732 encodes:
- a CDS encoding carboxylesterase, with protein MGVLAGAEPFGHTGSADTGFLLCHGFTGTPASMRAWGDHLAGAGFTVRCPLLPGHGTRWPDLNRTTWEDWYGTVREALLELLSTCKTVFVGGLSMGGTLTLRLAEEFGDRIAGIVLVNPSVTRLKWDTKLLPVLGKIVPSVPAIANDIKKPGETELAYPRTPVRAAASLAKLWAVVRADLGKVTQPVLLLHSSVDHVVEPVNSQLVLDGVSSTDVTEVVLENSYHVATQDNDAEVIFTRSVEFAKAHAAQPEETA; from the coding sequence CTGCTCTGCCACGGGTTCACCGGTACCCCGGCGAGCATGCGGGCCTGGGGTGATCACCTGGCCGGCGCCGGGTTCACCGTGCGCTGCCCGCTCCTGCCCGGCCACGGCACCCGCTGGCCGGACCTCAACCGCACGACGTGGGAAGACTGGTACGGCACGGTCCGCGAAGCGCTCCTCGAGCTGCTCTCGACGTGCAAGACGGTCTTCGTCGGCGGTCTTTCGATGGGCGGCACGCTCACCCTGCGCCTCGCCGAGGAGTTCGGTGACCGGATCGCCGGGATCGTCCTGGTCAACCCGTCGGTGACGCGGCTGAAGTGGGACACGAAGCTGCTGCCGGTGCTGGGCAAGATCGTGCCGTCGGTGCCGGCGATCGCGAACGACATCAAGAAGCCGGGCGAGACGGAGCTGGCCTACCCGCGCACCCCGGTGCGCGCCGCCGCGAGCCTGGCGAAGCTGTGGGCCGTCGTGCGCGCGGACCTGGGCAAGGTCACGCAGCCGGTGCTGCTGCTGCACTCGTCGGTCGACCACGTCGTCGAGCCGGTGAACTCGCAGCTGGTGCTCGACGGCGTCTCGAGCACCGACGTCACCGAGGTCGTGCTGGAGAACAGCTACCACGTGGCGACGCAGGACAACGACGCCGAAGTGATCTTCACGCGTAGCGTCGAGTTCGCGAAGGCGCACGCCGCACAGCCTGAGGAGACCGCATGA
- a CDS encoding glutamate--cysteine ligase produces the protein MRIDFTPSRRSTVGAEWELGLVDRRSGELSSVAERILDAVRPDGAAEHPKIKQELLLNTIEIITGVCETIAEVKADLSESLDVVHGVADPLGVEMFSAGTHPFSNWYQQKVTDKERYAKLIDRTQWWGRQMLIYGVHVHVGVDHREKVLPILDGLLNYAPHLQALSASSPYWGAEDTGYASNRALMFQQLPTAGLPFQFRKWAELENYVEDMFTTGVIDHFSEIRWDIRPAPHLGTIEMRVCDGLPTLEEVGAIAALTQCLVDDFSERLDDGEILPSLPPWHVQENKWRAARYGTDAIVILDAAGRERLVTDDIADLLDRLEPVARRLDCVAELRDVETILEYGPSYRRQRAVAQAHKGSLKAVMASLVAEMRDGISKGQSPSS, from the coding sequence ATGCGCATCGATTTCACCCCTTCGCGGCGATCGACCGTCGGCGCGGAATGGGAGCTCGGCCTGGTCGACCGCCGCAGCGGCGAGCTGTCCTCGGTGGCGGAGCGGATCCTCGACGCCGTCCGCCCGGACGGCGCCGCCGAGCACCCGAAGATCAAGCAGGAGCTGCTGCTCAACACCATCGAGATCATCACCGGCGTCTGCGAGACGATCGCCGAGGTGAAGGCCGACCTCAGCGAGTCGCTCGACGTCGTGCACGGCGTCGCCGACCCGCTCGGCGTCGAGATGTTCTCGGCCGGGACGCACCCGTTTTCGAACTGGTACCAGCAGAAGGTCACCGACAAGGAGCGCTACGCCAAGCTGATCGACCGGACCCAGTGGTGGGGCCGCCAGATGCTGATCTACGGCGTCCACGTGCACGTCGGGGTCGACCACCGCGAGAAGGTCCTGCCGATCCTGGACGGGCTGCTCAACTACGCGCCGCACCTGCAAGCGCTGTCGGCCTCCTCGCCGTACTGGGGCGCCGAGGACACCGGGTACGCGTCGAACCGCGCGCTGATGTTCCAGCAGCTGCCGACGGCCGGGCTGCCGTTCCAGTTCCGGAAGTGGGCGGAGCTGGAGAACTACGTCGAAGACATGTTCACGACCGGCGTGATCGACCACTTTTCGGAGATCCGCTGGGACATCCGGCCCGCCCCGCACCTGGGCACGATCGAGATGCGCGTCTGCGACGGGCTGCCGACGCTGGAGGAGGTCGGCGCGATCGCGGCGCTGACCCAGTGCCTGGTCGACGACTTCAGCGAGCGCCTCGACGACGGCGAGATCCTGCCGTCGCTGCCGCCGTGGCACGTCCAGGAGAACAAGTGGCGCGCGGCCCGCTACGGCACCGATGCGATCGTCATCCTCGACGCGGCCGGGCGCGAACGGCTCGTGACCGACGACATCGCCGACCTGCTGGACCGGCTGGAGCCGGTGGCGCGGCGCCTCGACTGCGTCGCCGAGCTGCGCGACGTCGAGACGATCCTGGAGTACGGGCCGAGCTACCGGCGGCAGCGGGCGGTCGCCCAGGCGCACAAGGGCAGCCTCAAGGCCGTCATGGCGTCGCTGGTCGCCGAGATGCGCGACGGCATCTCGAAGGGTCAGAGCCCGTCGAGCTGA